One genomic window of Halorubrum hochsteinianum includes the following:
- a CDS encoding Rrf2 family transcriptional regulator produces the protein MSNIELSSSQNRVLTALVNLSEGRDTPVQGREIADAIDRNAGTVRNRMGSLRTLGLVEGVAGPDGGYVPTDSAYDVLGIERLEDAATTPVEREGSPVEDVTVAEIDLSSVANPELCRAELVIRGPVGPFDAGDHVTVGPTPATGLRLSGVVDATNVDGNTLLVRVDGMETPTGGSAA, from the coding sequence ATGTCGAACATCGAGCTGAGTTCCAGTCAGAACCGGGTGCTCACCGCGCTCGTGAACCTCTCCGAGGGGCGGGACACGCCGGTACAGGGACGCGAGATCGCCGACGCCATCGACCGCAACGCGGGGACGGTTCGAAACCGGATGGGGAGCCTCCGAACGCTCGGCCTCGTCGAGGGGGTGGCCGGCCCCGACGGCGGTTACGTTCCGACCGACAGCGCGTACGACGTCCTCGGTATCGAGCGGCTGGAGGACGCCGCGACGACCCCCGTCGAACGAGAGGGCTCCCCCGTCGAGGACGTCACTGTCGCGGAGATCGACCTGTCGAGCGTCGCGAACCCGGAACTGTGCCGCGCAGAGCTCGTGATCCGCGGGCCGGTCGGCCCCTTCGACGCGGGCGATCACGTCACCGTCGGTCCGACGCCCGCCACCGGGCTGCGGCTCTCGGGCGTCGTGGACGCGACGAACGTCGACGGCAACACCCTGCTGGTCCGCGTCGACGGCATGGAGACCCCGACGGGCGGGTCCGCGGCCTGA
- a CDS encoding DUF7544 domain-containing protein yields MNWYAVDALDRAIDATRRFLFPFEAVRWAKLAFLVLVMAGGTAGASRAGPSGLGVSVAGVGLWAETFPAGVESVPTVTRSTPTGVGTTPSEVERVIARTVERVAGLDDALVVAVVVGALTVGVALAACSVAFRLVFYDALATNEVALRRPFRARFRQALGLFGVTAALATAAAVPAVVFAVALDPEAALLLGVPIGGLSEELSTFGVVVLGGFCAVFAAICVLASRLTFELVSPTMVARETGVLGAWRRVWSSVRGSPLDVVVYLAIHAVVAAGVGFVQAVAVTVAGGVVGAVALVALVLAAVPLGGLGALAGTTAGGVVLVAVLGCAVAATAALVLPVLVVTRTYLISYEVSTLAGIDPESAPLRSSPPAPKPVTSDEREPGVGS; encoded by the coding sequence ATGAACTGGTACGCCGTCGACGCCCTCGACCGCGCCATCGACGCGACGCGGCGGTTTCTCTTCCCATTCGAGGCGGTGCGGTGGGCGAAGCTCGCGTTCCTCGTCCTCGTGATGGCCGGCGGAACGGCCGGCGCGTCGCGAGCCGGCCCGTCCGGTCTCGGCGTTTCCGTCGCCGGAGTGGGCCTATGGGCCGAGACTTTCCCTGCGGGGGTCGAATCGGTGCCGACCGTGACGAGATCGACGCCGACGGGCGTGGGAACGACTCCGAGCGAGGTCGAGCGCGTCATCGCCCGGACCGTCGAGCGCGTCGCGGGCCTCGACGACGCGCTGGTGGTCGCGGTCGTCGTCGGGGCGCTGACCGTTGGGGTCGCTCTCGCCGCGTGTTCGGTCGCGTTTCGACTCGTCTTCTACGACGCGCTCGCGACGAACGAGGTCGCGCTCCGGCGGCCGTTCCGCGCCCGGTTCCGACAGGCGCTGGGACTCTTCGGCGTCACGGCGGCGCTCGCGACCGCGGCCGCGGTCCCCGCCGTCGTGTTCGCTGTCGCCCTCGACCCCGAGGCGGCCCTCCTGCTCGGCGTTCCGATCGGTGGTCTCTCCGAGGAGCTCTCAACGTTCGGGGTCGTCGTACTCGGCGGGTTCTGTGCCGTGTTCGCCGCGATCTGCGTTCTCGCGAGTCGGCTCACGTTCGAACTCGTCTCGCCGACGATGGTCGCCCGGGAGACGGGCGTTCTCGGCGCGTGGCGTCGAGTGTGGTCGTCGGTCCGCGGATCGCCGCTCGACGTCGTCGTCTACCTCGCGATCCACGCGGTCGTCGCGGCCGGCGTCGGGTTCGTTCAGGCCGTCGCGGTCACGGTCGCGGGCGGCGTCGTCGGCGCGGTCGCCCTCGTCGCGCTGGTGCTCGCAGCGGTCCCACTCGGCGGACTCGGGGCGCTCGCCGGAACGACCGCGGGCGGCGTCGTCCTCGTCGCAGTGCTGGGGTGTGCGGTCGCCGCCACCGCGGCCCTCGTGCTTCCGGTGCTGGTGGTGACCCGGACGTATCTGATCAGCTACGAGGTCTCGACGCTCGCCGGTATCGACCCGGAGTCAGCCCCGCTGAGATCGTCCCCGCCGGCCCCGAAACCGGTCACGAGCGACGAGCGAGAGCCGGGCGTCGGGAGCTGA
- a CDS encoding fumarylacetoacetate hydrolase family protein has product MRLARLLTPDGPVAGRYVDGEIVTDGGRYEVGRDGRLLPPCDPSALYCVGRNYAETLDQMDYERPEEPDFFIKPPTSLLAHGEAIRYPEWTDELTYAGELVAVIDERCRDLAPEDVPEVVRGYTVMNDVDALDQQGRTARKAFDGSAPLGPWIETDVDPTDLDIETTVGGETRQDASTELMLFGPREIVSYLSKRFTFEPGDCIAFGSPANPGLVEPGERVEITYEGVGTLSNTVIDPDAE; this is encoded by the coding sequence ATGCGACTCGCTCGACTGCTCACCCCGGACGGTCCCGTGGCCGGCCGCTACGTCGACGGCGAAATCGTCACCGACGGCGGTCGCTACGAGGTCGGTCGCGACGGGCGGCTGCTCCCCCCCTGTGACCCCAGTGCGCTGTACTGCGTCGGCCGCAACTACGCGGAGACGCTCGACCAGATGGACTACGAGCGGCCCGAGGAGCCGGACTTCTTCATCAAGCCGCCGACGAGTCTGCTCGCACACGGCGAGGCGATCCGGTACCCCGAGTGGACCGACGAACTGACCTACGCCGGCGAACTGGTGGCGGTGATCGACGAGCGCTGCCGCGACCTCGCGCCCGAGGACGTGCCGGAGGTCGTGCGCGGCTACACGGTCATGAACGACGTGGACGCGCTTGACCAACAGGGCCGGACCGCCCGCAAGGCGTTCGACGGGTCGGCACCGCTCGGGCCGTGGATCGAGACCGACGTGGACCCGACCGACCTCGACATAGAGACCACCGTCGGCGGCGAGACGCGGCAGGACGCCAGCACGGAGCTGATGCTGTTCGGGCCACGCGAGATCGTCTCGTACCTCTCGAAGCGGTTCACGTTCGAGCCGGGCGACTGTATCGCCTTCGGCAGCCCCGCGAACCCCGGTCTCGTCGAACCCGGCGAGCGCGTCGAGATCACCTACGAGGGGGTCGGAACGCTCTCGAACACAGTGATAGACCCGGACGCGGAGTGA
- a CDS encoding cation:proton antiporter, translating into MAQELLIPLVAGIIGLGVLSQILAARLQVPSIIFFLLVGVVIGRPGLGLVTSESFGDSLPTIVGLAVAIIVFEGAFHLEFERIRKAPRAAVRLVTVGALIALVGTAIAVRLLEGLPWELSFVIGALLVATGPTVISPILEVVPVRDRVSAVLETEGIVNDVTAAITAVVLFEAVNPTVAAEGLVQGFALRLGEGLLVGLLVAGVLYYLLQYVDLSRGAAPRNARLLVLAGALVAYAGANQLASEAGVAAAATAGLVLGNLDVPYQEEITDFKGDITLLVLAFVFIALAAQLPPEAISDVGLAGLGVVVAVALVIRPLLVFVSTIGDRFTLSERLFISAIGPRGIIPASVATLFATELRAAAVELNDPALAQQADLLIGTVFLVIFVTALVQGGLARYIAKYLNVIPMRVIIVGGGQVGHALAERLEDRGENVVIIENDEATVESLRNDGFATVIGDGTDTDVLREGGASNAKIVVAATGDDDANLLVAQLSKTKFDVDTVLAKANNSGNVDAFEDLGVRTISGAMAAAWALDNQIERPDLANWMTDVGQSGDVQQVEVTSDSFVGKTVREAGPMLPDACLIAVLSRGDDKTVEVPSADTVIERGDQITLLGRRDAVREGMSLVGSD; encoded by the coding sequence GTGGCACAGGAGCTACTGATACCGCTGGTCGCGGGGATCATCGGGCTCGGCGTGCTCTCTCAGATCCTCGCCGCCCGCCTTCAGGTCCCGAGCATCATCTTCTTCCTGTTGGTCGGGGTCGTCATCGGCCGGCCGGGACTGGGGCTCGTCACGAGCGAGAGCTTCGGCGACTCGCTGCCGACGATCGTCGGCCTGGCGGTGGCGATCATCGTCTTCGAGGGGGCGTTCCACCTGGAGTTCGAGCGCATCCGCAAGGCACCGCGGGCGGCGGTCCGCCTCGTGACCGTCGGTGCCCTCATCGCGCTCGTCGGGACGGCGATTGCCGTCCGCCTCTTGGAGGGGCTTCCGTGGGAACTCTCCTTCGTGATCGGTGCCCTGCTCGTCGCCACCGGGCCGACGGTCATCTCGCCTATCCTCGAAGTGGTCCCGGTCAGAGACCGGGTCTCGGCCGTCCTCGAGACCGAGGGGATCGTCAACGACGTCACGGCGGCGATCACCGCCGTCGTCCTCTTCGAGGCCGTGAACCCGACCGTCGCGGCGGAGGGATTGGTCCAGGGGTTCGCGCTCCGGCTCGGTGAGGGGCTGCTCGTCGGGCTCCTCGTGGCCGGGGTGCTCTACTACCTGCTCCAGTACGTCGACCTCTCGCGCGGCGCGGCACCGCGGAACGCGAGGCTGCTCGTTCTCGCCGGCGCGCTCGTCGCGTACGCCGGCGCGAACCAACTGGCGAGCGAGGCGGGCGTCGCGGCCGCCGCCACCGCCGGGCTGGTCCTCGGGAACTTGGACGTTCCCTATCAGGAGGAGATCACCGACTTCAAGGGGGACATCACGCTGCTCGTCCTGGCGTTCGTGTTCATCGCGCTCGCCGCACAGTTACCCCCCGAGGCGATATCGGACGTCGGACTCGCGGGCCTCGGCGTCGTGGTCGCCGTCGCGCTGGTGATCCGGCCGCTGCTCGTGTTCGTCTCGACCATCGGCGACCGGTTCACCCTCTCCGAGCGGCTGTTCATCAGCGCCATCGGACCGCGGGGGATCATTCCGGCGTCGGTCGCGACGCTTTTCGCCACCGAACTCAGGGCGGCGGCCGTCGAACTCAACGACCCAGCCCTGGCACAGCAGGCAGACCTGCTCATCGGCACGGTGTTTCTCGTCATCTTCGTCACCGCCCTCGTACAGGGCGGACTGGCGCGCTACATCGCGAAGTACCTCAACGTGATACCCATGAGAGTCATCATCGTCGGAGGCGGACAGGTCGGACACGCGCTCGCCGAACGCCTCGAAGACCGCGGGGAGAACGTCGTCATCATCGAGAACGATGAGGCGACCGTCGAATCGCTTCGAAACGACGGCTTCGCCACCGTCATCGGCGACGGCACGGACACCGACGTGCTGCGGGAGGGCGGGGCCTCGAACGCCAAGATCGTTGTCGCCGCCACCGGGGACGACGACGCGAACCTGCTCGTCGCACAGCTCTCGAAGACGAAGTTCGACGTGGACACCGTCCTCGCGAAGGCCAACAACTCCGGCAACGTCGACGCGTTCGAAGACCTCGGCGTTCGGACCATCTCCGGCGCGATGGCGGCCGCGTGGGCGCTCGACAACCAGATCGAACGACCGGACCTCGCCAACTGGATGACCGACGTCGGCCAGTCCGGTGACGTCCAACAGGTCGAGGTCACGAGCGACTCGTTCGTCGGGAAGACCGTCCGCGAGGCCGGCCCCATGCTCCCGGACGCCTGTCTGATCGCCGTGCTCAGCAGGGGAGACGACAAGACCGTCGAGGTGCCGAGCGCGGACACCGTCATCGAGCGCGGGGACCAGATAACCCTCCTCGGACGCCGAGACGCCGTTCGGGAGGGGATGTCGCTGGTCGGTTCCGACTGA
- a CDS encoding peptidylprolyl isomerase, with amino-acid sequence MAREVSNPDNPQVTLQTNHGDIVVELFADRAPKTVENFLGLARHDPAADAEPAPDTNTWEDPKTGEVRGDSLYEGIVFHRVIDDFMIQGGDPMENGRGGPGYEFDDEFHDDLTHDGPGVLSMANSGPNTNGSQFFITLDATPHLDGKHAVFGQVIDGMDVVEEIGGVPTGRNDDPREAVEIETVHVDE; translated from the coding sequence ATGGCACGAGAGGTTTCCAATCCCGACAACCCGCAGGTGACGCTCCAGACCAACCACGGCGACATCGTCGTCGAGCTGTTCGCCGACCGCGCGCCGAAGACGGTCGAGAACTTCCTCGGTCTGGCCCGCCACGACCCCGCCGCCGACGCGGAGCCGGCCCCGGACACGAACACGTGGGAGGACCCCAAGACGGGCGAGGTCCGCGGCGACTCGCTGTACGAGGGGATCGTCTTCCACCGCGTCATCGACGACTTCATGATCCAGGGCGGCGACCCGATGGAGAACGGCCGCGGCGGTCCCGGCTACGAGTTCGACGACGAGTTCCACGACGACCTCACCCACGACGGGCCCGGCGTCCTCTCGATGGCGAACTCCGGCCCCAACACGAACGGCTCGCAGTTCTTCATCACGCTCGACGCCACGCCGCACCTCGACGGCAAACACGCCGTCTTCGGACAGGTGATCGACGGGATGGACGTCGTCGAGGAGATCGGCGGCGTGCCGACCGGGCGCAACGACGACCCGCGCGAGGCCGTCGAGATCGAGACCGTCCACGTCGACGAGTAA
- a CDS encoding phosphate signaling complex PhoU family protein: protein METRKVQVTGGSTYTVSIPKTWATDNDVEAGTEIEFHPDGDSLFLTPRSDAKRTRGTLDIADLSGQALRRAVTTMYVSGFDIIELEAAEISTEQRSTIRDAVQSLVGLEVLEETRDRVVVQDLLDSSELSIHNAVTRMRLISLSMLEDAITALAERDHDLARDVIGRDDDLDRLWLVVSRIFRATLRTPKAAEELGLPREECFDYHSSARQLERIGDHATKIAHLTLNIEEPLPDEVVEAVSDLHGDAVDVIDTAMDALFDEDTEAATRRANEARTGVRAIDERVRAIDERLRELDPTRAQLLGLVVDSVLRSADYGGNIAETALQKAAPTP, encoded by the coding sequence ATGGAAACGCGGAAGGTCCAAGTCACCGGCGGCTCGACGTACACCGTGTCGATTCCGAAGACGTGGGCGACGGACAACGACGTCGAGGCCGGGACGGAGATCGAGTTCCACCCGGACGGCGACTCGCTGTTCCTCACGCCGCGCTCGGACGCGAAGCGGACGCGGGGGACGCTCGACATCGCCGACCTGTCCGGGCAGGCGCTCCGCCGCGCGGTGACGACGATGTACGTCAGCGGCTTCGACATCATCGAACTTGAGGCGGCCGAGATCAGCACCGAGCAGCGCTCGACGATCCGCGACGCGGTCCAGAGCCTCGTCGGGCTGGAGGTGTTAGAGGAGACGCGCGACCGCGTCGTCGTTCAGGACCTGCTCGACTCCTCGGAGCTCTCCATCCACAACGCGGTCACGCGGATGCGGCTGATCTCCCTGTCGATGCTGGAGGACGCGATCACCGCGCTCGCGGAGCGCGACCACGACCTCGCGCGCGACGTGATCGGTCGCGACGACGACCTCGACCGCCTGTGGCTCGTCGTCTCGCGGATCTTCCGCGCCACGCTGCGGACGCCGAAGGCCGCCGAGGAGCTCGGGCTCCCGCGCGAGGAGTGTTTCGACTACCACTCCAGCGCCCGCCAGTTGGAGCGGATCGGCGACCACGCGACGAAGATCGCGCACCTGACGCTGAACATCGAGGAACCGCTCCCGGACGAGGTCGTCGAGGCGGTGAGCGACCTCCACGGCGACGCGGTCGACGTGATCGACACGGCGATGGACGCGCTGTTCGACGAGGACACCGAGGCGGCGACGCGTCGGGCGAACGAGGCGCGAACCGGCGTCAGAGCGATCGACGAACGCGTCCGCGCCATCGACGAACGCCTCCGCGAACTCGATCCGACGCGCGCGCAACTCCTCGGACTGGTCGTCGACTCCGTCCTCCGGTCGGCCGACTACGGCGGCAACATCGCCGAGACCGCGCTCCAGAAGGCTGCGCCCACGCCGTGA
- a CDS encoding XapX domain-containing protein has translation MSSTSVLTVAALLVGVTVGALFAFLRVPIPAPPELPGVMAIVGIYLGFKLVGYAGVGFDLLDALGL, from the coding sequence ATGAGTTCGACCTCAGTCCTCACCGTCGCCGCCCTCCTCGTCGGGGTGACGGTCGGCGCGCTGTTCGCGTTCCTCCGCGTCCCGATCCCCGCGCCGCCGGAGCTGCCGGGCGTGATGGCGATCGTCGGGATCTACCTTGGGTTCAAGCTCGTCGGCTACGCCGGCGTCGGCTTCGACCTGCTCGACGCGCTCGGGCTCTGA
- a CDS encoding DUF7117 family protein: MKVRGERECQSCGTRWSYYETGSVACPSCGDLRSVGVDARTAHTDAAVTLDLSAHRERFGDAPETLPRSGVDDLQSDLREYCRKRGFIDGGRLATLDGTYLAARELLEAVDCFERLRDPTDADREYLLRLLAGADGGERPPADQVPAALREARGMAAVRAVEAYRSDALDFLDELEADTDADDADRTDADDADEPEDGPTVAVEGNRPETRIGPARDAFERLRDRVARADALGGDVPPAAADALVEAADAIGEYVRRGDEEALALANDRIDDATVDDLDPTEP; this comes from the coding sequence ATGAAGGTCCGTGGCGAACGCGAGTGCCAGTCGTGCGGCACGCGGTGGTCGTACTACGAGACCGGGTCCGTCGCGTGTCCGAGCTGCGGCGACCTGCGCAGCGTCGGCGTCGACGCCCGCACCGCACACACCGACGCGGCCGTCACGCTCGACCTCTCCGCACACCGGGAGCGGTTCGGTGACGCGCCGGAGACCCTCCCCCGGTCCGGGGTCGACGACCTCCAGTCTGACCTCCGAGAGTACTGCCGGAAGCGCGGGTTCATCGACGGCGGACGGCTCGCGACCCTCGACGGCACCTACCTCGCGGCCCGCGAACTGCTGGAGGCCGTCGACTGCTTCGAGCGGCTCCGGGATCCGACCGACGCCGACCGCGAGTACCTCCTCCGACTGCTCGCCGGGGCCGACGGGGGCGAGCGACCGCCGGCCGACCAGGTCCCGGCCGCGCTCCGGGAGGCGAGGGGAATGGCGGCCGTGCGCGCGGTCGAGGCGTACCGGAGCGACGCCCTCGATTTCCTCGACGAACTCGAGGCCGACACCGACGCGGACGACGCCGACCGAACCGACGCGGACGATGCTGACGAGCCCGAAGACGGCCCGACGGTCGCCGTCGAAGGAAATCGACCCGAAACGAGGATCGGCCCGGCCCGCGACGCCTTCGAGCGCCTCCGCGACCGCGTCGCGCGCGCCGACGCGCTCGGAGGCGACGTGCCGCCCGCGGCCGCGGACGCCCTCGTTGAGGCCGCCGACGCGATCGGGGAGTACGTGCGGAGGGGCGACGAGGAAGCGCTGGCGCTCGCCAACGACCGCATCGACGACGCGACCGTCGACGACCTCGATCCGACGGAGCCGTGA
- a CDS encoding universal stress protein, protein MYDEILLPVAPGGEANDAIAHAISLADRYDATVHVVSAADTAADTLAGPRAGAFSERLADAAAERVGAMTGELEAAGVEAVGSVVRGEPLEVIENAIDDGADIVVMPSHTRRGIRRLLLGSVTEKVIRVASVPVVTVPMGEPEAGAEAENGEGGRDADDASGGR, encoded by the coding sequence ATGTACGACGAGATCCTCCTGCCCGTCGCGCCCGGCGGCGAGGCGAACGACGCGATCGCACACGCGATCAGCCTCGCCGACCGCTACGACGCGACGGTCCACGTCGTCTCCGCCGCCGACACCGCGGCCGACACCCTCGCGGGACCGCGGGCCGGGGCGTTCTCGGAGCGGCTGGCCGACGCGGCCGCGGAGCGCGTGGGGGCGATGACCGGCGAACTGGAGGCCGCCGGCGTTGAGGCGGTCGGCAGCGTCGTCCGCGGCGAGCCGCTGGAAGTGATCGAGAACGCGATCGACGACGGCGCTGACATCGTCGTCATGCCGAGCCACACCCGCCGGGGGATCCGCCGCCTCCTCCTCGGGAGCGTGACCGAGAAGGTAATCCGCGTCGCGTCCGTGCCCGTGGTGACGGTTCCGATGGGCGAACCGGAGGCGGGGGCCGAGGCGGAGAACGGGGAAGGAGGGAGGGACGCCGACGACGCGTCGGGGGGTCGGTGA
- a CDS encoding ubiquitin-like small modifier protein 1: MELELRFFATFREAAGGKTVNAEFADGSTVGDVLRELESEYDGMAGRLIVDGDLAPQINVLKNGREVLHLDGLDTPMADGDRLSVFPPVAGGA; the protein is encoded by the coding sequence ATGGAACTCGAACTGCGGTTCTTCGCGACGTTTCGCGAGGCCGCCGGCGGGAAGACGGTGAACGCGGAGTTCGCCGACGGCTCCACGGTCGGCGACGTGCTCCGGGAGCTGGAGTCGGAGTACGACGGCATGGCGGGTCGCCTGATCGTCGACGGCGACCTCGCGCCGCAGATCAACGTCCTGAAGAACGGCCGCGAGGTCCTCCACCTCGACGGACTCGACACGCCGATGGCGGACGGCGACCGGCTCTCGGTCTTCCCGCCGGTCGCGGGGGGCGCATGA
- a CDS encoding cystathionine gamma-synthase codes for MSDRSDESDRAGDGDSADDRRFETRAIHAGQEPDPETGALMTPIHANSTYEQDGPGEHRGYEYSRTGNPTRTDLEANLASLESGSHARCFSSGMGAINTVLNLLSAGDHVVAGDDVYGGTHRILTQVYDEYDIETTFVDTTDHDAVREAVREETELVWVETPTNPLMNVNDIGALADIAHEADALCAVDNTFATPYLQRPLEHGADIVSQSLTKYLGGHSDTIGGALIVDDAELDERLGFYQNSVGATPGPFDAFLVLRGTKTLPVRMDRHCENAMALAEWLEGHDAVERVYYPGLESHPDHELAAEQMDDFGGMLSFELDGTLEEASTVVSETEVFTLAESLGGVESLIEQPAAMTHAAIPREERLAAGLTDGLVRVSVGIEHVDDMKADLQAAFDAALS; via the coding sequence ATGAGCGACCGTTCCGACGAGAGCGACCGAGCCGGCGACGGCGACAGCGCCGACGACCGCCGCTTCGAGACCCGCGCGATCCACGCCGGGCAGGAGCCGGACCCGGAGACGGGGGCGCTGATGACCCCGATCCACGCGAACTCCACCTACGAGCAGGACGGGCCGGGCGAGCACCGCGGCTACGAGTACAGCCGGACGGGGAACCCGACGCGAACCGACCTCGAAGCGAACCTCGCCTCGCTGGAGTCGGGCAGCCACGCCCGCTGCTTCTCCTCGGGGATGGGCGCTATCAACACCGTCCTGAACCTGCTCTCGGCGGGCGATCACGTCGTCGCCGGCGACGACGTGTACGGCGGGACCCACCGGATCCTGACGCAGGTGTACGACGAGTACGACATCGAGACCACGTTCGTCGACACCACGGACCACGACGCGGTCCGGGAGGCCGTGCGCGAGGAGACGGAGCTGGTGTGGGTCGAGACGCCGACGAACCCGCTGATGAACGTCAACGACATCGGCGCGCTCGCCGACATCGCCCACGAGGCCGACGCGCTTTGCGCGGTCGACAACACGTTCGCGACGCCGTACCTCCAGCGCCCGCTCGAACACGGCGCGGACATCGTCTCCCAGTCGCTGACGAAGTACCTCGGCGGCCACTCGGACACCATCGGCGGTGCCCTCATCGTCGACGACGCGGAGCTCGACGAGCGGCTCGGCTTCTATCAGAACTCCGTCGGCGCGACGCCGGGGCCGTTCGACGCTTTCCTCGTCCTCCGCGGGACGAAGACGCTCCCCGTCCGGATGGACCGCCACTGCGAGAACGCGATGGCGCTCGCCGAGTGGCTGGAGGGACACGACGCGGTCGAGCGCGTCTACTACCCCGGACTGGAGTCGCACCCGGACCACGAGCTTGCGGCCGAGCAGATGGACGACTTCGGCGGCATGCTATCCTTCGAACTGGACGGCACCCTCGAAGAGGCCTCGACGGTCGTCAGCGAGACGGAGGTGTTCACGCTCGCGGAGTCGCTCGGCGGCGTCGAGAGCCTCATCGAGCAGCCGGCCGCGATGACCCACGCGGCCATCCCGCGCGAGGAGCGGCTCGCGGCCGGCCTCACCGACGGCCTCGTCCGCGTCTCGGTGGGAATCGAACACGTCGACGACATGAAAGCCGACCTCCAGGCGGCGTTCGACGCGGCGCTGTCGTAA